In Flavobacterium sp. N3904, one DNA window encodes the following:
- a CDS encoding OsmC family protein → MEAHYYNVDLNWTSDRKGKISSPELQQTIEVATPPEFPKGIEGIWSPEHLLTAAVNSCFMTTFLAIAENSKLEFISFNCKSKGKLEQIDGKFLITEVILEPTLIITKESDKDRAERVLQKSEAACLVSNSIKSKITLIPVINF, encoded by the coding sequence ATGGAAGCACACTATTACAATGTAGACCTAAATTGGACTTCAGACAGAAAAGGTAAAATTTCTTCACCCGAACTCCAACAAACTATTGAAGTAGCCACTCCTCCAGAATTTCCAAAAGGAATAGAAGGAATATGGTCACCAGAACATTTATTGACTGCAGCCGTAAACAGTTGCTTTATGACTACTTTTTTGGCTATTGCAGAAAATTCAAAATTAGAATTCATTAGTTTTAATTGTAAATCAAAAGGCAAACTAGAACAAATAGATGGTAAATTTTTAATAACCGAAGTAATACTTGAACCTACACTAATAATTACAAAAGAATCTGACAAAGACAGAGCCGAAAGAGTTTTACAAAAATCGGAAGCTGCTTGTTTGGTATCCAATTCCATAAAATCAAAAATTACATTGATACCTGTTATAAATTTTTAA
- a CDS encoding endo-arabinase, whose product MKLKLALILIPSLLLLSCKPTVNDEEAIKSLLEKESSTWRLGDSEAHAACWHIQPYSKILISTADGKTFEVPPAAIIKPIVNASGGTSINSNYKMSIHDDNAWVSHDEVSIAKDGKKTFSHEIRLLEKINGDWKLVGQSIHAYKTE is encoded by the coding sequence ATGAAATTAAAATTAGCCCTGATTCTTATTCCAAGTTTACTTTTGTTGAGTTGCAAACCTACAGTCAATGATGAAGAAGCTATTAAAAGCCTCCTTGAAAAAGAATCTTCCACTTGGAGATTGGGCGATAGTGAAGCACATGCTGCCTGCTGGCATATTCAGCCTTATAGCAAAATTTTGATTTCGACTGCTGATGGTAAGACTTTTGAAGTACCTCCAGCCGCTATTATAAAACCTATTGTGAATGCAAGTGGTGGCACTTCGATAAATTCAAATTATAAAATGAGCATTCACGACGATAATGCTTGGGTCAGCCATGACGAAGTATCGATTGCCAAAGATGGCAAGAAAACCTTTTCGCATGAGATTCGATTACTAGAAAAAATAAATGGCGATTGGAAACTTGTAGGACAATCTATTCATGCTTATAAAACCGAGTAG
- a CDS encoding transketolase: MKPNTQQLNDLTIQVRRDILRMVHAVNSGHPGGSLGCAEFLVTLYQNLMDRKEGFDMDGIGEDLFFLSNGHISPVFYSVLARSGYFPVKELATFRLINTRLQGHPTTHDNLPGVRIASGSLGQGLSVAIGAAQAKKLNGDNHIVYTLHGDGELQEGQNWEAIMYASAKKVDNVIATIDLNGKQIDGTTDEVLNMGNLKAKFEAFDWDVLEIKEGNNIEAIIAGMTDAKSRTGKGKPVCVLLHTEMGNGVDFMMYSHAWHGKAPNDAQLENALAQNYNRGGEQDY; this comes from the coding sequence ATGAAGCCTAACACACAACAATTAAACGATTTAACTATCCAAGTAAGAAGAGATATTCTTCGAATGGTTCATGCTGTCAATTCAGGTCACCCAGGAGGTTCTCTAGGATGTGCAGAATTTCTTGTAACCTTGTACCAAAATCTAATGGATCGCAAAGAAGGATTTGACATGGACGGAATTGGAGAAGATTTATTCTTCCTTTCAAACGGACATATTTCGCCTGTATTTTACAGCGTTTTGGCAAGAAGCGGTTATTTTCCGGTAAAGGAATTGGCTACTTTCCGTTTGATCAATACCAGATTACAAGGACATCCAACAACGCATGACAATTTACCTGGAGTACGTATTGCTTCTGGCTCATTGGGACAAGGATTATCTGTAGCAATTGGTGCGGCTCAGGCTAAAAAGCTAAATGGTGATAACCATATCGTGTACACCCTTCACGGTGACGGTGAGTTGCAAGAAGGTCAAAACTGGGAAGCAATTATGTACGCATCTGCCAAAAAAGTAGACAATGTTATTGCAACTATCGACCTTAACGGAAAACAAATTGACGGTACTACCGACGAAGTTTTGAACATGGGAAATCTTAAGGCTAAATTTGAAGCTTTTGACTGGGATGTTCTTGAAATAAAAGAAGGAAACAACATCGAGGCTATTATTGCCGGAATGACAGATGCAAAATCAAGAACCGGAAAAGGAAAACCAGTTTGTGTTTTATTGCATACCGAAATGGGTAATGGAGTTGACTTCATGATGTACAGTCATGCTTGGCACGGAAAAGCGCCTAATGATGCACAACTGGAAAATGCTTTGGCTCAGAACTACAATAGAGGTGGCGAACAAGACTATTAA
- a CDS encoding FAD-dependent oxidoreductase, whose product MKASNHASVPEDDIVTSANNTSFWFSSVVKPIVFEKLKQNVSTDILVVGGGISGLTTAYCLAKEGRKVILLEDKFIGSGETGRTTAHITCALDAHYSELEKTFDGETAQLAADSHMTAIEWIANTIKEHKINCHFKRVDGYLFLHPSDTKETLEKEYEATKRAGLITEMLDSVPSIANEDGKGCIKFSDQAQFNILLYLKGLATAFIQLGGEIYTQTKAENITIEGATANGFTIKANHIVVATNTPINDWVTMHTKQWPYRTYVIAAKVPKGTLPYALWWDTGDSNSKWISKPYHYVRLEELNDQYDLLIAGGEDHRTGQTDEKDSNEEDRYTKLENWTKNHFPAIGATEFKWSGQVLEPIDSLAYIGKNPGDENIYIITGHSGNGITYGTLGGMIISDIITGKENPWIKIYSPSRITLKTTGDYLHEVGNMLAQYGDWFTEGDAKEVADLKLGQGGIISSGLKKAAVYRDEENNLHICSAVCPHLGAIVQWNDDEKTFDCPLHGSRFTIDGELINGPAISNLKKIMTKDQSFLDSE is encoded by the coding sequence ATGAAAGCTTCAAATCACGCATCCGTACCCGAAGATGATATTGTCACCTCGGCAAATAATACGTCTTTTTGGTTTTCCTCAGTGGTAAAACCAATAGTTTTCGAAAAACTGAAACAGAATGTAAGTACTGATATTTTAGTTGTAGGCGGTGGTATTTCTGGACTCACTACCGCGTATTGCCTTGCAAAAGAGGGACGTAAAGTAATTCTGTTAGAAGACAAATTTATTGGAAGCGGTGAAACCGGGCGGACTACAGCTCATATTACTTGTGCCCTTGACGCACATTATTCCGAATTAGAAAAAACATTTGATGGAGAAACTGCCCAATTAGCTGCCGATAGTCATATGACAGCTATTGAATGGATAGCAAACACCATAAAGGAACATAAAATCAATTGCCATTTTAAAAGAGTGGATGGTTATTTGTTCTTACATCCATCAGACACCAAGGAAACATTAGAAAAAGAATACGAAGCTACAAAACGTGCGGGTCTTATTACCGAGATGCTGGATTCCGTTCCGTCTATTGCAAACGAAGATGGAAAGGGGTGTATTAAATTTTCAGATCAGGCACAATTTAACATACTCCTTTATCTCAAAGGGTTGGCAACTGCTTTTATACAATTAGGCGGAGAAATTTACACTCAAACAAAAGCAGAAAACATTACCATCGAAGGAGCTACTGCAAACGGTTTTACAATAAAAGCAAATCATATTGTAGTTGCTACTAACACACCCATAAATGACTGGGTAACAATGCACACCAAACAATGGCCTTATAGAACCTATGTGATAGCAGCCAAAGTGCCTAAAGGAACACTTCCTTATGCATTGTGGTGGGACACAGGCGACAGCAACTCAAAATGGATATCGAAACCCTATCATTATGTTCGTTTAGAAGAATTAAATGACCAATATGACTTGTTGATTGCAGGCGGAGAAGACCATCGTACTGGGCAGACAGACGAGAAGGATAGCAACGAAGAAGACCGTTATACTAAACTGGAAAATTGGACGAAGAACCATTTTCCTGCTATTGGTGCTACTGAATTCAAATGGTCAGGTCAAGTACTAGAGCCTATTGATTCATTGGCCTACATTGGCAAGAATCCTGGTGATGAGAATATTTATATCATTACTGGTCATTCGGGAAATGGCATAACATACGGAACACTTGGCGGAATGATTATCTCTGATATTATCACGGGAAAAGAAAATCCTTGGATCAAAATCTACAGCCCGTCACGTATTACATTAAAAACTACAGGCGATTATTTGCACGAAGTTGGAAACATGCTGGCACAATATGGAGACTGGTTTACTGAAGGAGACGCAAAAGAAGTAGCTGATTTAAAACTTGGGCAAGGCGGAATTATTTCGTCAGGGTTAAAAAAGGCCGCAGTATATCGTGACGAAGAGAATAATCTTCATATCTGCTCAGCGGTTTGTCCTCACTTAGGAGCGATAGTACAATGGAATGATGATGAAAAGACTTTTGACTGCCCTCTCCACGGTTCGCGTTTTACCATTGATGGTGAATTAATAAATGGTCCGGCAATCTCCAATTTAAAAAAAATAATGACGAAAGATCAGTCTTTTTTAGATTCTGAATAA
- a CDS encoding chemotaxis protein CheB — translation MINKEPNYIIAIGASAGGLEEINTFFENTPLDGVAYVIVQHLSPDFKSRMVELLSKHSRLLVKEATHGMAVCTNIVYLIPNDKYMTIKNNRLYLTDKEKIRGPHLTINTFFNSLATDNGKKAIGIILSGLGSDGSEGIKAIKEAGGMTIARNPESTQFSSMPVNAIATDMIDYILEPQFMPNAIEAYVKQNDELSESTKSDEKNITAIIEYINKKSPFDFSDYKMTTIVRRTKRRAASINIYNLKDYLLFLKETPEEVNALSKDFLISVTSFFRDPEAFEFIQNTVLPRILENHSPHDEIKFWIAGCATGEEAYSIAILLKELLTGKFKNTIVKIFATDIDSAALLHAGKGIYAPERVKGISPKRLKQRFTFDGSNYIIKPEIREMMIFAQHDLVKNPPYCNMHFISCRNLLIYMTPILQKKVYEMLLFGLKTNGFLFLGSSENPLVIIENLQIINKKWRVYKSLKEKRSPRIDTFALPELINFRQITTIKNDVSKSSNNTLTETINTTLANQIGYLAICVDQENTVIKSYGHTSKYLLAKNFNTNLPELLPRALAVAYNTLSKEAFKNEESATVKGIFVKHNNAVMKVSLSVNPILIDGDQQKGLIVIFNDDKLASPEKNEHPLFDEVTYNTSYTQALEAELKEVKNKLQATYDKLDTSNENMQSFNEELISANEEMQSTNEEMQSVNEELHTINTDYHLKNKELLEINDDLNNYFRSNLNGQLFIDNDLKLMKFSPGAVKHINLLDTDIGRPINHISTNIKFDTIIEDTRLVLEKGIVISKEIETNNEKWYQVMIMPYVQASNKNNGAIITFNDITELKKMQYELNKKNQSLIRINTDLDHFIHAASHDLLTPLGNIEGSIEMLNDTKISDSSFSEFLYIINSSIKTFRALITDISTIAKVENDMIQTEKVDLNEILDNIEWSLKDKIVESEAKITRELIIKEIHFSKKNIRSILYNLICNSIKFRSEEHPGITIKASQEGNYCVLTISDNGIGISEKGLLKIFDIYGRLHQDIEGSGIGLYLAKKIINAAGGKIVVESELGVGTKFIIYLNQELIEA, via the coding sequence ATGATTAACAAAGAACCCAACTATATTATTGCAATAGGCGCTTCTGCTGGAGGCTTGGAAGAGATAAATACATTCTTTGAAAATACACCTCTTGACGGGGTGGCTTATGTTATTGTACAGCATTTATCACCCGATTTTAAAAGTCGTATGGTCGAATTATTATCAAAACATAGCCGGCTGTTAGTTAAGGAAGCTACGCATGGAATGGCTGTTTGCACCAATATAGTTTACCTTATTCCGAATGATAAGTATATGACTATAAAAAATAATAGACTCTATTTGACGGATAAAGAAAAAATACGCGGTCCTCATCTCACAATAAATACTTTCTTTAATTCTCTTGCAACAGACAATGGCAAAAAAGCGATTGGTATTATACTTTCAGGATTGGGTTCAGATGGAAGTGAAGGCATCAAAGCCATAAAAGAAGCTGGCGGAATGACTATTGCACGAAACCCAGAGTCAACCCAATTTAGCAGTATGCCTGTCAATGCAATAGCCACCGATATGATTGATTATATTCTAGAACCTCAATTTATGCCCAATGCTATAGAGGCATATGTAAAACAAAATGACGAACTATCGGAAAGCACTAAATCGGATGAAAAAAATATCACTGCAATTATCGAATACATTAACAAAAAATCGCCTTTCGATTTTTCAGATTATAAAATGACAACCATAGTCCGACGGACTAAAAGAAGAGCAGCATCGATCAATATTTATAATCTCAAAGATTATTTGCTCTTTTTGAAAGAAACTCCAGAGGAGGTCAATGCTCTGTCAAAAGATTTTCTAATCAGTGTTACCTCTTTCTTTCGGGATCCCGAAGCATTTGAATTTATACAAAATACAGTTTTGCCAAGAATACTGGAAAACCACTCCCCTCATGATGAAATTAAGTTTTGGATAGCGGGTTGCGCCACTGGTGAAGAAGCATATTCTATCGCCATTTTGCTAAAAGAGCTCTTAACAGGAAAATTTAAGAACACTATTGTCAAAATTTTTGCAACCGATATTGATTCGGCTGCATTACTCCATGCGGGTAAAGGAATTTATGCTCCTGAAAGGGTAAAGGGTATTAGTCCGAAACGACTTAAACAACGATTTACTTTTGATGGAAGCAATTATATAATTAAGCCAGAAATTCGCGAGATGATGATATTTGCGCAACATGATTTGGTAAAAAACCCGCCTTATTGCAATATGCATTTCATTAGCTGTCGTAATTTGTTAATTTATATGACACCTATTCTACAAAAAAAGGTATATGAAATGCTTTTATTCGGACTTAAAACAAATGGCTTCCTGTTTTTGGGCTCAAGTGAAAATCCATTGGTCATTATTGAGAATTTGCAAATAATCAATAAAAAATGGCGTGTTTATAAAAGCTTAAAAGAAAAGCGCTCTCCCAGAATTGATACGTTTGCATTGCCTGAACTCATCAATTTTCGCCAAATCACAACTATCAAGAATGATGTTTCTAAAAGCTCGAATAATACTTTGACCGAAACGATAAACACAACTCTTGCCAATCAGATAGGATATCTAGCTATATGTGTGGATCAGGAAAACACGGTAATCAAATCGTATGGGCATACCTCAAAATACCTTCTGGCAAAAAATTTTAATACAAACCTGCCAGAACTATTGCCACGCGCATTGGCTGTGGCCTATAATACGTTAAGTAAAGAAGCCTTCAAAAATGAAGAAAGTGCAACTGTAAAAGGAATATTCGTCAAGCATAATAATGCAGTAATGAAAGTAAGCCTATCCGTAAACCCTATTCTAATTGACGGAGATCAACAAAAGGGTTTGATTGTAATTTTTAATGATGACAAATTAGCTAGCCCAGAAAAAAACGAACACCCTTTATTTGATGAAGTAACCTATAATACAAGTTATACTCAAGCATTAGAAGCAGAATTAAAAGAAGTCAAAAATAAGCTTCAGGCTACTTATGACAAACTAGACACATCTAATGAAAATATGCAGTCTTTTAATGAGGAGTTGATTTCTGCCAACGAAGAAATGCAAAGTACCAATGAAGAGATGCAATCAGTCAATGAAGAGTTGCACACTATAAATACCGATTATCATTTAAAAAATAAAGAACTACTGGAAATCAATGACGACCTGAATAACTATTTCAGAAGCAATTTAAACGGACAACTTTTTATTGACAATGATTTGAAATTGATGAAGTTTTCACCTGGCGCAGTAAAACATATTAATTTGCTAGATACTGACATTGGGCGCCCGATTAATCACATATCAACAAATATAAAATTTGATACCATTATTGAAGACACTAGGTTGGTCCTAGAGAAAGGAATTGTAATCAGTAAGGAAATTGAAACGAACAATGAGAAATGGTACCAAGTAATGATAATGCCTTATGTTCAGGCAAGCAATAAGAATAATGGTGCTATTATTACTTTTAACGATATCACCGAACTGAAAAAAATGCAATACGAACTCAACAAAAAGAACCAGAGTCTCATACGTATCAATACCGATTTAGACCATTTCATCCATGCTGCTTCACATGATCTTCTGACCCCTTTGGGAAATATAGAAGGCAGTATTGAAATGTTGAATGACACAAAAATATCAGACTCCAGCTTCTCAGAATTTTTATATATAATCAATAGTTCAATCAAGACATTTCGGGCGCTGATTACTGATATATCTACCATAGCCAAAGTAGAAAACGATATGATTCAAACAGAGAAAGTCGACCTCAACGAAATTTTAGACAATATAGAATGGAGTCTGAAAGACAAAATCGTAGAATCAGAAGCAAAAATTACACGGGAACTTATTATTAAAGAAATTCATTTTTCTAAGAAAAACATTCGAAGTATATTGTATAATCTGATCTGTAACTCCATAAAATTTAGAAGTGAAGAACATCCAGGAATAACAATCAAGGCATCTCAGGAAGGTAATTACTGCGTTTTAACA
- a CDS encoding transketolase family protein, translated as MKKYTNTGSKDTRSGFGAGMTELGQKNENVVALCADLIGSLKFDDFKKNHPERFFQIGIAEANMIGIAAGLTIGGKIPFTGTFANFSTGRVYDQIRQSVAYSDKNVKICASHAGLTLGEDGATHQILEDIGLMKMLPGMTVINTCDYNQTKAATLALADHHGPAYLRFGRPVVPNFMPADEPFIIGKAILLSEGTDVTIVATGHLVWEALIAAEALEAKGISAEVINIHTIKPLDEEAILKSLAKTKCIVTAEEHNILGGLGESVSRVLALHQPAPQEFVAVNDSFGESGTPEQLMEKYKLNNQAIVEAVERVIKRK; from the coding sequence ATGAAAAAATATACAAATACAGGAAGTAAAGATACTCGTTCGGGTTTTGGAGCGGGAATGACTGAATTGGGTCAAAAGAATGAAAACGTTGTGGCACTTTGTGCTGATTTAATTGGATCGTTAAAATTTGATGATTTCAAGAAAAATCACCCAGAACGTTTTTTCCAAATTGGAATTGCAGAAGCAAACATGATTGGAATCGCTGCAGGATTAACTATTGGAGGAAAAATTCCTTTCACAGGAACTTTTGCAAACTTTTCTACCGGAAGAGTTTATGACCAAATCCGTCAATCGGTTGCTTACTCTGATAAAAATGTAAAAATTTGCGCTTCTCACGCAGGATTGACTCTTGGAGAAGATGGAGCTACACACCAAATATTGGAAGACATTGGATTAATGAAAATGTTGCCTGGAATGACAGTAATCAACACTTGTGATTACAACCAAACCAAAGCGGCTACTTTAGCATTGGCAGATCATCATGGTCCAGCCTATTTGCGTTTTGGACGTCCAGTTGTACCTAACTTTATGCCTGCTGACGAACCTTTCATAATTGGGAAAGCAATTCTTTTAAGTGAAGGTACTGATGTAACCATTGTTGCAACAGGGCATTTGGTTTGGGAAGCTCTTATTGCTGCCGAAGCTTTGGAAGCCAAAGGAATTTCTGCCGAAGTAATCAACATTCACACCATTAAACCACTAGACGAAGAAGCTATTCTAAAATCATTAGCCAAAACCAAATGTATTGTTACTGCCGAAGAGCATAACATTCTTGGAGGTCTTGGAGAAAGCGTTTCCAGAGTATTGGCATTGCACCAACCGGCTCCACAAGAGTTTGTAGCGGTAAATGATAGCTTTGGAGAATCTGGAACACCAGAACAATTAATGGAAAAATACAAACTAAACAATCAAGCGATTGTTGAAGCTGTAGAAAGAGTAATCAAAAGAAAGTAA
- a CDS encoding phosphoribosyltransferase family protein: MSKNIILTNQQIEHTIRRIAYQIYETFVEEDEIVIAGITSNGFIFAEKIAQVLSTISPTKISLCEVHINKHNPELPITTSLTKEQYSSKGLILVDDVLSSGTTLIYAVRHFLDVPLKKFKTVVLVDRNHKKFPIKADFKGISLSTSLLEHVDVVFDNNGGSYASLS; this comes from the coding sequence ATGAGCAAAAATATAATTCTTACCAATCAACAAATAGAGCACACCATCAGAAGAATTGCTTATCAAATCTATGAGACTTTTGTGGAAGAAGATGAAATTGTGATTGCGGGAATTACATCAAACGGCTTTATTTTTGCTGAAAAGATTGCTCAAGTATTATCCACTATTTCGCCTACCAAAATTTCGCTTTGTGAGGTTCACATCAACAAACATAATCCAGAACTGCCAATAACCACTTCCTTAACAAAGGAACAATACAGCAGTAAAGGCTTAATACTTGTTGATGATGTATTGAGTTCTGGAACTACATTAATATATGCGGTAAGACATTTTCTGGACGTTCCTTTGAAAAAGTTTAAAACCGTTGTTCTTGTCGACCGAAACCACAAAAAATTTCCGATTAAAGCCGATTTCAAAGGAATCTCGCTTTCTACTTCTTTATTGGAACACGTTGATGTTGTATTTGATAACAATGGTGGTAGCTATGCCAGTTTAAGCTAA
- a CDS encoding rhodanese-like domain-containing protein, giving the protein MTLENIIKEKQGTIVDVRTHEEFMGGHVVSSINIPLGEIQNRIEEIENLKAPLVLCCASGNRSGQAQHYLSQKGIDCYNGGSWLDVNYYQSK; this is encoded by the coding sequence ATGACACTAGAAAACATAATTAAAGAAAAACAAGGCACAATTGTAGACGTACGAACTCATGAAGAATTTATGGGTGGCCATGTTGTGAGCTCCATCAACATTCCATTGGGCGAAATACAAAACCGAATTGAAGAAATTGAGAACCTGAAAGCTCCATTAGTACTTTGTTGCGCCTCCGGAAACCGAAGCGGACAAGCACAACATTATCTTTCTCAAAAAGGAATCGACTGTTACAATGGCGGTTCTTGGCTAGATGTAAATTACTACCAATCAAAATAA
- a CDS encoding rhodanese-like domain-containing protein, whose protein sequence is MINTLKKLFGFGATVDYADLVKKGAIILDVRSKGEFAGGHIKGSINIPVDVLKNSLTQLKDKNKTIITCCASGMRSASAKSILKTHGYNDVHNGGGWSSLNNKI, encoded by the coding sequence ATGATTAACACACTCAAAAAATTATTCGGTTTCGGAGCAACTGTAGACTACGCCGATCTTGTCAAAAAAGGCGCTATTATTCTAGACGTAAGAAGCAAAGGCGAATTTGCAGGCGGACACATCAAAGGTTCCATAAACATTCCTGTAGATGTTTTAAAAAACAGTCTGACTCAACTGAAAGACAAAAACAAAACCATTATCACTTGTTGTGCTTCGGGAATGCGAAGCGCATCGGCCAAAAGTATCCTTAAAACACATGGATATAACGATGTTCATAACGGCGGCGGATGGAGCAGTCTCAACAATAAAATCTAA
- a CDS encoding RNA-binding S4 domain-containing protein, whose product MRIDKYLWCVRYYKTRNMVTEACKKNHITVNGLVAKPSKEVFPTDKITFRKDQITQIITVLDIPDNRVGAKLVDMYRKNETPAEAYAHLELLKLSKEHYRKTGTGRPTKKDRRDIDEFGNEIKTDDETD is encoded by the coding sequence ATGAGAATAGACAAATATTTATGGTGCGTTCGGTATTATAAAACCAGAAATATGGTAACTGAGGCCTGCAAAAAAAATCACATTACCGTAAATGGTCTTGTAGCCAAACCATCGAAGGAAGTTTTTCCTACCGATAAGATTACTTTTAGAAAAGATCAAATCACACAAATCATCACCGTGCTTGATATTCCGGATAATCGTGTTGGCGCCAAACTTGTTGATATGTATCGAAAAAATGAGACTCCTGCCGAAGCTTATGCACACTTAGAATTACTAAAATTATCCAAAGAGCATTATAGAAAAACCGGTACAGGAAGACCAACCAAAAAAGACCGAAGAGATATTGATGAATTTGGAAACGAAATTAAAACCGATGATGAGACTGACTAA
- a CDS encoding FKBP-type peptidyl-prolyl cis-trans isomerase translates to MSKIKFYFILLIATIAVISCNKDDNSVTPTPVKPYAEQYPIDSLAINTYLKTNYFTVLNHPGFPDDQDVTITKITPTGNQPSIWSYLNSPTLPKLLSREVYHNKITYKIYYLVIKEGVKDANGIGGESPCNVDAVFTGYKGTLLDGSVFDSSNNGQLQFNLDGSNSNGGVGVFVKGWSEIFPQFKTGTYTSKNDGTVVYNDFGVGVMFLPSGLGYYNASQTGIPAYSPLVFSIKLYALKRIDHEFKYVGTIAVAEPDGIPSYLEDINRDGYVRTTSQLPPGDLNPDDSDKDGTPDFLDFDDDGDNYATRGEIKDTNGNYYPYDLIPDCSGNIPTDIKKKRHLDASCHFMNQ, encoded by the coding sequence ATGAGCAAAATTAAGTTTTATTTTATTTTATTGATTGCCACAATTGCAGTAATTTCATGTAATAAAGATGATAATAGTGTTACACCAACCCCTGTTAAACCTTATGCTGAGCAATATCCCATCGATAGTTTAGCAATAAACACCTATTTAAAAACAAATTATTTCACAGTATTAAATCATCCTGGTTTTCCAGATGATCAAGATGTTACTATTACCAAGATAACCCCTACAGGAAATCAGCCTTCTATTTGGTCGTATTTAAATAGTCCTACTTTGCCAAAACTCTTAAGTAGAGAAGTATACCATAATAAAATTACCTATAAAATTTACTATTTAGTTATAAAAGAAGGTGTAAAAGATGCTAACGGTATTGGTGGTGAATCTCCTTGTAATGTTGATGCTGTTTTTACAGGTTATAAAGGAACGTTACTAGATGGATCTGTTTTTGATTCTTCAAATAATGGACAATTACAATTTAATCTAGATGGTTCCAATTCAAATGGTGGAGTTGGTGTTTTTGTAAAAGGATGGAGCGAAATTTTTCCTCAATTTAAGACAGGAACATATACTTCAAAAAATGATGGGACAGTTGTTTACAATGATTTTGGTGTAGGAGTAATGTTTCTTCCTTCTGGATTGGGATATTATAATGCCTCACAAACAGGAATTCCGGCTTATTCTCCTTTGGTATTTAGTATTAAGTTGTATGCTTTAAAAAGAATAGATCACGAATTTAAATATGTCGGTACAATTGCAGTTGCAGAACCCGATGGTATTCCTTCTTATCTTGAAGATATAAATAGAGATGGTTATGTTAGGACTACATCTCAATTACCACCGGGAGATTTAAATCCAGATGATTCTGATAAAGACGGAACCCCAGATTTCTTAGATTTTGATGATGATGGTGATAATTATGCGACAAGAGGAGAAATCAAAGATACAAATGGGAACTATTACCCTTATGATTTAATTCCAGATTGCTCTGGAAATATACCTACGGATATAAAGAAAAAAAGGCATTTGGATGCATCTTGTCATTTTATGAATCAATAA
- a CDS encoding shikimate kinase: MKKIILLGYMGCGKSTIANKLSGMIAIPYVDLDEFIEKKTNLSIKQIFENHGEIHFRKLEHTYFIELLNSPDEIIIGLGGGTPCYANNHELLTGDQVTSIYLKASIDTLYNRLVSNKSKRPLIANKSEEEMREFIAKHLFDRSFYYNHAQYKVNVDDKSIEETVNDILNLLA; the protein is encoded by the coding sequence ATGAAAAAAATTATATTATTAGGGTATATGGGTTGTGGGAAGTCTACAATCGCCAATAAGCTTTCGGGAATGATTGCTATTCCATATGTTGATTTGGATGAATTTATCGAAAAAAAAACAAATTTGTCGATAAAACAAATTTTTGAAAACCACGGCGAAATCCATTTTAGAAAATTAGAACATACTTATTTTATCGAGTTATTAAATAGTCCCGACGAAATTATTATCGGTTTAGGAGGAGGTACTCCGTGTTATGCCAATAATCATGAATTGTTAACAGGTGATCAGGTGACTTCTATTTATCTAAAAGCATCAATTGACACTTTATATAATAGATTGGTGTCCAATAAAAGCAAACGACCACTTATAGCAAATAAAAGCGAAGAAGAAATGAGAGAGTTTATAGCCAAACATCTTTTTGATAGAAGCTTCTATTACAATCACGCACAATACAAAGTGAATGTGGATGATAAATCAATTGAAGAAACAGTAAATGATATTTTAAATCTATTAGCTTAA